Proteins encoded within one genomic window of Streptomyces sp. NBC_01314:
- a CDS encoding GNAT family N-acetyltransferase, whose translation MGGDQVQEAVEHGLAVLGTVVDQDWEGVKAGRLEWSCRNTADHVASDLIAYAGQLAGRPTTRWVPFEITTEECEENADVLEVIRTTGALLAATVSATPRTVRGFHPYPFRAADREGFAAMGVAEVLLHTYDIAEGLGLPASASVPPVGLCESVLARLFPHVRPGDDPWATLLWATGRGELPGRAHVTEWRWSNPLHIDAERIVLQGIHPAAAADLAEGGTGGFDWIVGGPVEGTRVGAGLVFQAYEAGVHRPEWGMFVLVRKEDGLAVGALGYHGAPDEEGRVEVGYDLVEGARGRGYMTEALRALADWARERGRERGDVRSLFAVVEKANAPSQGVVSRVGFEKVSDDWGDGEHGEQFAYELRLRD comes from the coding sequence ATGGGTGGGGATCAGGTTCAGGAAGCCGTCGAACACGGCCTCGCGGTGCTGGGGACGGTGGTCGACCAGGACTGGGAAGGCGTCAAGGCCGGTCGGCTGGAGTGGAGTTGCCGGAACACCGCCGACCATGTCGCGTCGGACCTGATCGCGTACGCGGGGCAGTTGGCGGGGCGGCCCACGACGCGCTGGGTACCGTTCGAGATCACGACGGAGGAGTGCGAGGAGAACGCCGACGTGCTGGAGGTGATCCGGACGACCGGTGCCCTCCTCGCCGCCACCGTCAGTGCCACCCCCCGCACGGTCCGCGGCTTCCACCCGTATCCGTTCCGCGCGGCCGACCGCGAGGGCTTCGCGGCGATGGGTGTCGCCGAGGTGCTGCTGCACACGTACGACATCGCGGAGGGCCTGGGGCTCCCCGCGTCCGCGTCCGTGCCGCCCGTCGGGCTGTGCGAGTCCGTTCTCGCGCGCCTCTTCCCGCACGTCAGGCCCGGTGACGACCCCTGGGCGACGCTGCTGTGGGCCACCGGCCGGGGCGAGCTGCCGGGGCGCGCGCACGTCACGGAGTGGCGCTGGAGCAACCCGCTGCACATCGACGCTGAGCGCATCGTCCTCCAGGGCATCCACCCGGCCGCCGCGGCCGATCTCGCCGAGGGCGGCACCGGTGGCTTCGACTGGATCGTGGGCGGGCCGGTCGAGGGGACGCGGGTCGGGGCGGGCCTGGTCTTCCAGGCGTACGAGGCGGGGGTGCACCGGCCGGAGTGGGGCATGTTCGTCCTCGTGCGCAAGGAGGACGGGCTGGCCGTCGGCGCGCTCGGCTACCACGGCGCCCCGGACGAGGAGGGCCGTGTCGAGGTCGGCTACGACCTGGTCGAGGGGGCGCGCGGACGCGGCTACATGACCGAGGCGCTGCGCGCGCTGGCCGACTGGGCGCGGGAGCGGGGCCGGGAGCGGGGGGACGTACGGTCGCTGTTCGCGGTCGTCGAGAAGGCCAACGCCCCTTCGCAGGGCGTCGTTTCGCGGGTCGGCTTCGAGAAGGTGAGCGACGACTGGGGCGACGGGGAGCACGGGGAGCAGTTCGCGTACGAACTCCGCCTGCGCGACTGA
- a CDS encoding DUF4031 domain-containing protein, giving the protein MTLYIDPPTWPGHGRMWSHLVSDESFDELHAFARRSGIPERAFERDHYDIPSHRYEEVVREGAVEVGSKELLRRLTEAGLRRPKRRGATA; this is encoded by the coding sequence ATGACCCTCTACATCGACCCGCCCACCTGGCCGGGACACGGGCGTATGTGGTCCCACCTGGTGAGCGACGAATCCTTCGACGAACTGCACGCGTTCGCACGGCGGTCGGGCATCCCCGAGCGCGCCTTCGAACGCGACCACTACGACATCCCGTCCCACCGCTACGAGGAGGTCGTGCGGGAGGGGGCCGTGGAGGTGGGCTCGAAGGAACTGCTGCGCAGGCTGACGGAGGCGGGGCTGCGCAGACCCAAGCGGCGGGGAGCTACGGCCTGA
- a CDS encoding Cmx/CmrA family chloramphenicol efflux MFS transporter, whose translation MSSPVAAPDQAARFRIPLSVYVLGLAVFALGTSEFMLSGLLPPISEDMHVSIPRAGLLISAFAIGMVIGAPLLAVATLRLPRRTTLVALITIFGFGQVAGALAPNYAVLFASRIVSALACAGFWAVGAAVAVAMVPVNARARALAIMIGGLSIANVLGVPAGAFLGEHFGWRSAFWAVAVASAIALVGVVTLVPAIPRPEERPRLGQEVRIYREPQVWLTIAVVALAAGGVFCAFSYLAPLLTDVAGLDDGWVPSVLALFGIGALIGTAVGGRVADAHLFGVLLSGITASTVFLVALALLAEYAVAAVLLSFLLGVSCFYTAPALNARLFNVAGAAPTLAGATTTAAFNLGNTGGPWIGGVVIDAGFGFASTAWAGGAIMATAIGTTAVSLRLHRRTRASRRVAGSSRGTSEGNRDSAVNPVRTDV comes from the coding sequence ATGTCCTCACCCGTCGCCGCTCCGGACCAGGCCGCCCGCTTCCGCATACCTCTCTCCGTCTACGTCCTCGGCCTCGCCGTCTTCGCACTCGGCACCAGTGAGTTCATGCTCTCGGGGCTGCTGCCGCCCATCTCCGAGGACATGCACGTGTCCATTCCACGGGCGGGGCTGCTGATCTCGGCGTTCGCGATCGGCATGGTGATCGGGGCGCCCCTGCTGGCGGTGGCGACGCTGCGCCTCCCCCGGCGTACGACGCTCGTCGCGCTGATCACGATCTTCGGTTTCGGGCAGGTCGCGGGCGCCCTCGCACCGAACTACGCCGTCCTCTTCGCCTCCCGGATCGTGAGCGCGCTCGCCTGTGCGGGGTTCTGGGCGGTCGGGGCGGCCGTGGCCGTCGCGATGGTGCCGGTGAACGCGCGGGCACGGGCGCTGGCCATCATGATCGGCGGGTTGTCGATCGCGAACGTGCTGGGCGTGCCGGCGGGGGCGTTCCTCGGGGAGCACTTCGGATGGCGGTCGGCGTTCTGGGCGGTGGCGGTGGCCTCGGCTATCGCGCTCGTCGGGGTCGTGACACTGGTTCCGGCCATTCCCCGGCCCGAGGAGCGGCCCCGGCTCGGGCAGGAGGTCCGGATCTACCGCGAACCCCAGGTCTGGCTGACCATCGCCGTCGTGGCACTCGCCGCGGGCGGCGTCTTCTGCGCGTTCAGCTATCTCGCGCCGCTGCTCACGGATGTGGCGGGGCTGGACGACGGGTGGGTGCCGTCGGTTCTCGCGCTGTTCGGAATCGGCGCGCTGATCGGCACGGCGGTCGGGGGCCGGGTCGCGGACGCCCACCTCTTCGGGGTCCTGCTCAGCGGAATCACCGCCTCCACGGTCTTCCTCGTCGCCCTGGCACTGCTCGCCGAGTACGCCGTCGCCGCCGTCCTCCTCTCCTTCCTCCTCGGGGTGTCCTGCTTCTACACCGCCCCGGCCCTCAACGCCCGGCTGTTCAACGTCGCGGGCGCCGCCCCGACCCTCGCCGGCGCCACCACCACCGCCGCGTTCAACCTCGGCAACACCGGCGGCCCCTGGATCGGCGGTGTCGTCATCGACGCGGGCTTCGGCTTCGCCTCCACGGCCTGGGCGGGCGGCGCCATCATGGCGACCGCCATCGGCACCACGGCTGTCTCGCTGCGCCTCCACCGGCGTACGCGGGCCTCCCGCCGCGTGGCCGGAAGCAGTCGCGGCACCAGCGAGGGCAACCGTGACAGCGCCGTAAATCCGGTACGTACGGACGTCTGA
- a CDS encoding SigE family RNA polymerase sigma factor: protein MDLAAKWAAGAESGGAESVEGDFHGFVAARSAALFRGALVLTGSRDVAEDLVQETLERACRKWRTISAKDAPDAYVRRIMVNLANDRWRRFRRTAQHPVDGDPAAPGDEYGRIDSRDQLVRALQRLPMRMRTVVVLRYFHDLSDAEIAADLKISPSTVRSQLARGIDRLRSQLPAPSAPSPQQLMEGIR, encoded by the coding sequence GTGGATCTGGCAGCCAAGTGGGCAGCGGGTGCCGAGAGCGGCGGGGCCGAGTCGGTGGAGGGGGACTTCCATGGATTCGTCGCCGCCCGGTCGGCCGCGCTGTTCCGGGGCGCACTTGTCCTGACGGGCAGTCGAGACGTCGCGGAGGATCTGGTGCAGGAGACCCTGGAGCGGGCCTGCCGCAAGTGGCGCACCATCAGCGCCAAGGACGCCCCGGACGCGTACGTGCGGCGGATCATGGTCAATCTCGCCAACGACCGTTGGCGAAGATTCCGCCGTACGGCTCAGCACCCGGTCGACGGCGACCCGGCCGCGCCGGGCGACGAGTACGGACGGATCGACAGTCGGGACCAGTTGGTCCGTGCTCTTCAGCGACTGCCCATGCGGATGCGGACGGTGGTGGTGCTGCGGTACTTCCACGATCTGTCCGACGCCGAGATAGCGGCCGACCTGAAGATCTCGCCGAGCACCGTCCGTTCCCAACTCGCCCGTGGCATCGACCGGCTCAGAAGCCAGCTCCCCGCACCCTCCGCCCCTTCACCGCAGCAGCTCATGGAAGGAATCCGGTGA
- a CDS encoding NPP1 family protein gives MKTGSRTRTSRRFRRSAVTLGATVALVVGVAGSAYAAPPGALPANAETLETTWQPAYDYDTDGCYSTPAIGPTGTVNGGLKPTGSLSGDCRDQSDLDNTNGYSRYKCNNGWCAIMYDLYFEKDQAVAGSSIGGHRHDWEHVVVWVQNGTAQYVSTSNHGGFTVHAASAVRWDGTHAKIVYHKDGIRTHCFRLAGSNDEPPENHEGTWQYPPLVGWNGYPSGVRDTLVAYDFGSANFGLKDGSFASNLTAAMPSGISFDPNA, from the coding sequence GTGAAGACAGGTTCACGCACGCGCACTTCGCGTCGTTTCCGCAGATCCGCAGTCACCCTCGGTGCCACCGTCGCGCTGGTCGTCGGTGTCGCCGGCAGCGCGTACGCGGCTCCGCCCGGCGCACTGCCCGCCAACGCGGAGACCCTGGAGACGACCTGGCAGCCGGCGTACGACTACGACACGGACGGCTGTTACTCGACCCCCGCGATCGGCCCCACGGGCACGGTCAACGGCGGCCTCAAGCCGACCGGTTCGCTCAGCGGCGACTGCCGCGACCAGTCCGATCTGGACAACACCAACGGCTACTCGCGCTACAAGTGCAACAACGGCTGGTGCGCGATCATGTACGACCTCTACTTCGAGAAGGACCAGGCGGTCGCGGGCAGCAGCATCGGCGGCCACCGGCACGACTGGGAGCACGTCGTGGTCTGGGTGCAGAACGGCACGGCCCAGTACGTCTCGACGTCCAACCATGGCGGCTTCACCGTGCACGCCGCGTCCGCGGTGCGCTGGGACGGCACCCACGCGAAGATCGTCTACCACAAGGACGGTATCCGGACGCACTGCTTCCGCCTCGCGGGCTCGAACGACGAGCCGCCGGAGAACCACGAGGGCACCTGGCAGTACCCGCCGCTCGTCGGCTGGAACGGCTACCCGTCCGGTGTCCGCGACACCCTCGTCGCCTACGACTTCGGCAGCGCCAACTTCGGTCTCAAGGACGGCAGTTTCGCGTCGAACCTCACGGCGGCGATGCCGTCGGGCATCTCGTTCGACCCGAACGCGTAG
- a CDS encoding MurR/RpiR family transcriptional regulator has protein sequence MSDDVKEIFATTEGQAPGRPAGGRSGAATTPPTPPAPAALAAKVRTLAPSMTRSMQRVAEAVAGDPAGCAALTVTGLAELTGTSEATVVRTARLLGYPGYRDLRLALAGLAAHQESGRAPSVTADIAVDDPLPDVVAKLAYDEQQTLADTAAGLDMAQLGAAVGALAGARRIDIYGVGASGLVAQDLTQKLLRIGLIAHAHSDPHLAVTNAVQLRAKDVAIAITHSGSTGDVIEPLRVAFDHGATTIAITGRPNGPVSQYADHVLTTSTARESELRPAAMSSRTSQLLVVDCLFIGVAQRTYESAAPALSASYEALAHRHRTGGPSR, from the coding sequence GTGAGCGATGACGTGAAGGAAATTTTCGCAACCACGGAGGGACAGGCCCCGGGCCGCCCGGCCGGAGGGCGGAGCGGCGCCGCGACCACACCCCCCACGCCTCCCGCACCCGCCGCCCTGGCAGCGAAGGTGCGGACGCTGGCCCCCTCCATGACCCGCTCCATGCAGCGGGTCGCGGAGGCCGTCGCGGGCGACCCGGCGGGCTGCGCGGCGCTCACGGTCACCGGCCTCGCCGAGCTCACCGGCACCAGCGAGGCGACGGTCGTACGCACCGCCCGCCTCCTCGGCTACCCCGGCTACCGCGACCTGCGCCTCGCCCTCGCCGGCCTCGCCGCCCACCAGGAGTCGGGCCGCGCGCCCTCGGTCACGGCCGACATCGCGGTCGACGACCCGCTCCCCGACGTGGTCGCCAAGCTCGCCTACGACGAGCAGCAGACCCTCGCGGACACGGCCGCCGGACTCGACATGGCCCAGCTCGGCGCGGCGGTCGGTGCGCTCGCCGGGGCCCGCCGCATAGACATCTACGGCGTCGGGGCGTCCGGGCTCGTCGCCCAGGACCTCACGCAGAAGCTGCTCCGCATAGGGCTGATAGCCCACGCGCACAGCGACCCGCACCTCGCCGTCACCAACGCGGTGCAGCTCCGCGCGAAGGACGTGGCCATAGCGATCACCCACTCCGGCTCGACGGGCGACGTCATCGAGCCGCTGCGGGTCGCCTTCGACCACGGGGCCACGACGATCGCGATCACCGGGCGGCCGAACGGGCCGGTGTCCCAGTACGCCGATCACGTCCTGACGACGTCCACGGCCCGGGAGAGCGAGCTGCGGCCGGCGGCGATGTCGTCCCGGACGAGTCAGCTGCTGGTGGTGGACTGCCTCTTCATCGGGGTGGCGCAACGGACGTACGAGTCGGCGGCGCCCGCGTTGTCGGCGTCGTACGAGGCGCTGGCGCATCGACATCGGACCGGGGGCCCGTCGCGGTAG
- a CDS encoding copper homeostasis protein CutC yields the protein MTTRALLEVIALDAEDAVAAQTGGADRLELVRDMGADGLTPTVAAFVEVRAAVDIPVRVMLRLADGFGAGRVDALVRVACDMRAAGAEEFVLGFLGEDGGPDLDAVERVVAELDGRSWTFHRAIDRAADRDALRKQLADLPGLDTYLTAGSGAGVDDGRPVLLAEAARRGDPGYTQRLMIGGGLRLDHVPRLRAARVDAFHIGGAARPEGWTAPVAAGAVREWRRALDARRG from the coding sequence ATGACCACGCGCGCGCTTCTGGAGGTGATCGCCCTCGACGCCGAGGACGCCGTCGCCGCCCAGACCGGAGGTGCCGACCGGCTGGAGCTGGTCAGGGATATGGGGGCCGACGGACTCACCCCGACGGTCGCCGCGTTCGTGGAGGTGCGGGCCGCCGTGGACATCCCGGTACGGGTCATGCTGCGGCTCGCCGACGGGTTCGGGGCGGGTCGCGTGGACGCGCTGGTGCGGGTGGCGTGCGACATGCGGGCGGCCGGGGCGGAGGAGTTCGTGCTCGGCTTCCTGGGGGAGGACGGCGGGCCGGATCTGGACGCCGTGGAGCGGGTGGTCGCCGAGCTGGACGGGCGGTCGTGGACGTTCCACCGGGCGATCGACCGCGCCGCCGACCGGGACGCCCTGCGCAAGCAACTCGCGGATCTGCCGGGGCTGGACACCTACCTCACGGCGGGCTCGGGCGCCGGTGTCGACGACGGCCGCCCGGTGCTGCTGGCCGAGGCCGCGCGACGCGGCGACCCCGGCTACACCCAGCGCCTCATGATCGGCGGCGGCCTCCGACTCGACCATGTCCCGCGCCTGCGCGCCGCCCGCGTCGACGCCTTCCACATCGGAGGCGCGGCCCGCCCCGAGGGATGGACCGCGCCGGTCGCCGCCGGTGCCGTACGGGAATGGCGCAGGGCGCTGGACGCGCGTCGCGGGTAA